CCGGGATTCCCTGGGTGATGACCTTCCGGGTGTCCTCTGCCAGGTCGCTGGTCCACACACGTGCCTGCCAGGTCTCGCCCTTGCGCTCGTAATACACGCCGGTAGCATCGACAAAGCGCGCCTGGATGACACTCAGGGCGCCCCGTGCCAGCGCCAGAACGTCCGTCTCGGTGCCCACAGCGTCCGTGAAACGGGCGAAGGCGTCGAGCGCTACCGTCCGCTCCTCAAGTTCGGCGGTCCGCTGATGGACACGGCATTCGAGTTCGGTGTTCAGCTCGCTCAGTGCCCGTTCGGCCGCTTTCTGGGGCCGGAGGTCCTGAATGTACCAGATGAAGCGCTGCGGCTCGCTCGCTTCGCCGCGCGCCAGCACCACACGCACCGGTACCCGTACGCCTCCCGCTCCCAGGATCTCTTTTTCGTAGGGCTCCGAACGCCCTGCCCGGAGCGCCTGCTCTGTCGCTGACCGGTCGAGGTCCGCGTATTCAGGCAGCGTCTGGCGATGCCAGCTGGCACGCTCCGCTTTCAGGTCCTCGGGCGTCCAACCGGTCAGCGCCAGGGTGGCGGGGTTCGCCTCAGTGACCGTGCCACCCGCCGACGTGGTGGTAATACTGATCGGGCTCGCCTCGATCAGGCTCCGCAAGCGCATCTCACTTTCTTGCCGCGTCTTTTCGGCGTCCTTGCGAAGGCTGATATCACGCGAAATTGCCAGCAGGCGGTAAATGCGGCCCTGCTGATCGTAGATGGGCGAAACGCGCACTTCCCACCACTTGAGCGTCCCTTTCATGGTCGCCGCCTGACCTTCGAAGGTGAAGGTCCGCCCCGCACGCGCTTCCTGCAGCGCATGTTCGATTGTCACGCCGACCTCGCCTTGCCAGAAGCTGGACCACAACAGGTTGCGGCAGGCGTCGAAGTCCTCGACTTCCATCACCTGCATGCCACCCTGATTCATCGACAGCAGGCGCGCGTCGAGGTCGAGCAGCTTGATGCACTCGGCGCTGGCATCAACCATGCCCTGCAGCTCGCTGACTTCCCGGCGCAAATCGTGCTCACGGCGGACCTGCTCATCGACATCGCAGGCGCTCACCAGCCACGACCCCCGCTCGCCTTCCCGTCCCGCCGCGCGGCAGACCTGCAGCTGATACCAGCAGGAGCGCCCCTCTGCCTGCCACACTTGAAAACGTCCTGTGAATCCTCCTGACAAGGCGGCCTGCTCCCAGTGGTGCTGCCAGGTCACCTGATCCTCGGGATGGAACAGATCGGTGATCGCCAGGTTCGGCCGCGTCGCCTTGCCACCATTTAAGGCCGCCCTCCAGGCCCGGTTGATGAACAAGATGTTTCCCCGAGCGTCCGTGATGCACAGCGGACCCGGCAGGGCGTCATACAGGACGCCCGCTTCACTCAGGAGAAGGTCACGCATGCGTGCAGGTTAACCTCTGCCCGCAACGCGAGGTTATCAGGTGCATAGAGGCTTTGCAAAGAAATCGATCACGGCGCACGGACCGCACCCAGGTGAGGTCGCGGCATGAGGCCGTCACGACGCACCCGCTGTCGGACAGCCTGGCAGCGGCAACCGGGGAAGCTGCACAGCAAGGCTTCCGGGTCGTGCGCCAGCAACCGGCGCGCCCCATCGACCAGCTCACGCACCCGAAAGGCCGTGATCCGCCCCCGCCCCAGCGTGACCGATTCGCCGCGCACGTGGGGCGCGATCCGGCCAAAGTCGGCCGAACAGTTGGGAAAGCTGGTTCGGCGCACTTCCCCGTTCACGACCACGTACCGGTCGAGCAGCGGAACGCCTGCCCAGTACTCACCGTAATGAATGGTCGTGTTCGATCGGTGGTCGACGCCCAACAGCACCGCAACCCCATCGAGGTCGTACAGCTTGCCGATGGGCCCGTAGGGGGATTCGAGTGACTGCGCGTCGAGAACTTCTTCTGCCCGTTCCCCCAACGCGACGAAGCTGAGCGCGGGGTGAAACGAGCGCAGCGTGGTGGCGTCATCGGCCAGCGTCTGCGGCACGCGCCCGATGTCCGAAGATACCCGCGAAAAGCGACCGTACGCCGGGCCGGGCGGAGGCGCGGGCTTCGCCCAGTCAGGCTGACGCTGCTCCTCGGGCCATACCAGGGTGTAATAGCTGAACGACGGCATCACCAGCGTCGCGCTGCGAGCCCGCAACGCCCGCAACATGGTCGGCGCGCCCCCTTCCAGAAAACCGAAGGCGCGCAAGGAGGCGTGCGCGATGATGTGCTGCGTGCCGTCCAGGCCCACCTCGGCCAGAGCCTGAGACAGCTCCTCTTCGGTGACCGCCGGACGGCGCATGAAATTCAGCATGCCTTTCCGATGCTAACACTCCTGCCGCCCGAGACCGTGTCAGAAGACCAAAGATCAAAGATGCGGGACCCGACTTTGCGACCGCGTGGCTTCCCCGGGCCGTCTCACCGAGCCGAGGTCGAGCATGGTGGCGGTCTTGCCTGCCTGCCACGTCTCGCGTAAGGTCAGAAAGAGTTCCCGACGAAGGGCAAGCATTGCACACGCCGCTCAGGAGCGCGCTGGAGAGACATGGCAAAGACACCCGACGAGATCATGGGGCAGCTGGAACGCGAAGACGTCCAGTTTCTGCGCCTGCAGTTCACCGACATTCTGGGCTTCATCAAAAACGTGGAGGTTCCGCGCTCGCAGTTTCAAAAAGCGCTTGACGGCGAGCTGATGTTCGACGGCTCCTCGATCGAAGGCTTTACCCGCATCGAAGAGTCGGACATGCTGCTCAAGCCCGACTTTTCGACCTTTCTGATCTTTCCCCAGTTCTCGGCCGAGGAAAGTGCCCGTGGCCGTGTGGCCCGGCTGATCTGCGACATCGCCATGCCCGACCACAGCCCTTTCGAAGGCGATCCGCGCCAGGTACTGCGAAGGCTGATCGACCGCGCCAGCGAGCTGGGCTTTGAGCTGCTGTGCGGACCGGAACCGGAGTTTTTCATCTTCGAGCGCAACGCGCAGGGGCGGCCCACGACCGTGACGGGGGACCACGCCGGATACTTCGATCTGGCCCCCATCGACAAGGGTGAGCGGCTGCGGCGCGAGATCACCAACGCCCTGGTCGACATGGGCTTTGACATCGAGGCGGCCCACCACGAGGTGGCGCCGGGACAGCACGAAATCGATTTCAAGTATTCTGGCGCTTTAAAAACCGCCGACAACATCGCCACCTTCAAGTTCGTGGTCAAACGCGTGGCGCTGGAATATGGTGTACACGCCAGCTTCATGCCCAAACCGGTCGCCGGTCTGAGCGGCAGCGGAATGCACTGCCACCTCTCGCTGTTTCGGGAAGGCAAGAACGCCTTCTTCGACGAACAGGGAGAACATCAGCTTTCGCAGACGGCCCTGCACTTCATCGCGGGGTTGCTGGAACACGCGCCGGGCATGGTCGCCGTCACCAATCCGCTGGTCAATTCCTACAAGCGGCTGGTGCCGGGATTCGAAGCTCCGACCAACATCGCCTGGAGTACCTCCAACCGCAGCGCCCTGGTGCGTGTGCCGGCCCGGCGGGGGTCGGGCACGCGCGCCGAGCTGCGCATGCCCGATCCTTCGTGCAATCCCTACCTGGCGCTGACCGTCATGTTGGCCGCCGGCTTGGACGGCATCAAGCAGGGATTGCTGCCCCCGCCGCCGGTTCAGCGCAACATCTACAAGATGACCGTGCGCGAGCGCCGGGCCCACCGGGTACGCAACTTGCCTGGCGACCTCAGCGAAGCGATTGGCGCGCTCGAAAACGATGAGGTCATCCGTGAGGCACTGGGCGAACACGTGGTGGAGCATTTCATCGCGGCCAAGCGCGCCGAGTGGCATGCTTACTCAGCAGTGGTACACCAGTGGGAACTCGACAGATATCTGGACGAAGTGTAGGCGGGAGCTGGGTGTGTCGCGCCAGCGATCAGGTAGTGCAGGGCGTGGGCCACCCACAAAACGTGTCGATCTTTGAGAAAAGTGTGAGAACAACACCTGGCCCCGGCGGTAAATCGGTTCAGCAAATGCGCTGCCAAAGCGCATTTTTTTCATTAAGGCATCACAATTTATTCGTTGACATTTGATAAACGTGCCCCTAGAATGTGTCAAATCTCAAGGAAATAAGTTGTGCGCTGCACAACACGGTACGGAGGAACTATGAAGAAGACCGGTTTCATGACCATGGCTCTGCTGGGCGCGCTTTCCCTCGGCAATGCGCTCGCGCAAACCCAGACCATCAAGATCGCCACCCTCAGCCCCCTGTCGGGTGCGCAGTCAAACCTCGGCCAGCAGATCAAGAACGGCGCGCAGCTTGCCGTCAACGAGTACAAGGCCGAATTCCAGAAACTGGGCTTCAACCTCCAGATGGTCAGCTACGACGACCAGGCCGACCCCACCACCGGAACTGCCAACGCCCGCAAGATCGCCGCGGACCGCAGCATTCTCGCCGTCGTCGGCACCTTGAACTCCGGCGTGGCGATTCCCGCTTCAGCGGCCCTCGCCCCCAGCAAGCTGGCCATGGTCTCTCCCGCCAACACGGCCAACGCCGTCACCGACCGCGGCCTTTCCAACATGAACCGCATCGTCGCTCGTGACGACGCACAAGGTCCGGCGGCCGGCAAGTACATCGCCGACACCCTGAAAGCCAAGAAGGTCTACGTCCTGAACGACAAGACCGCCTATGGCGAAGGCCTCGCGCAGGAAGTCGAGAAGTACCTCAAGAGCAAGGGCGTGCAGATCGTCAGCTCCGAAGGCACCGAAGAAAAGAGCAACTTCCAGCCGCTCGTCATCAAGATCAAGGCCCTTAACCCCGACGTGATCTACTTCGGCAGCATCTATGACCAGGCTGCCGTGT
The Deinococcus peraridilitoris DSM 19664 genome window above contains:
- a CDS encoding PAS domain-containing protein; protein product: MRDLLLSEAGVLYDALPGPLCITDARGNILFINRAWRAALNGGKATRPNLAITDLFHPEDQVTWQHHWEQAALSGGFTGRFQVWQAEGRSCWYQLQVCRAAGREGERGSWLVSACDVDEQVRREHDLRREVSELQGMVDASAECIKLLDLDARLLSMNQGGMQVMEVEDFDACRNLLWSSFWQGEVGVTIEHALQEARAGRTFTFEGQAATMKGTLKWWEVRVSPIYDQQGRIYRLLAISRDISLRKDAEKTRQESEMRLRSLIEASPISITTTSAGGTVTEANPATLALTGWTPEDLKAERASWHRQTLPEYADLDRSATEQALRAGRSEPYEKEILGAGGVRVPVRVVLARGEASEPQRFIWYIQDLRPQKAAERALSELNTELECRVHQRTAELEERTVALDAFARFTDAVGTETDVLALARGALSVIQARFVDATGVYYERKGETWQARVWTSDLAEDTRKVITQGIPVDAPVFAEPLRRRSPWFVDHWNARREGIDHTEQYHAAANLPLLLNNEVRGFLAVGLRHTGTWSDTDRAMVQAIARGLNLALERTEHARQLELQRRELQEQTRELQGANEELEAFAYSVSHDLRAPVRHIAGYTALIHKSLGERLDPKTARYLSVVDQSATRMNTLIDAMLDLARTSRVPLRMESVDLDALVSRVRRELAPDHESRSVQWNVSPLPQVHGDQGTLYQVMVNLISNALKYSRTREVSRIDVWSEEHEHGWAIFVRDNGVGFDPRYGDKLFGVFQRLHRQEEFEGTGVGLANVRRIVHRHGGQVWAEGRPGEGATIGFTLSRTS
- a CDS encoding AAC(3) family N-acetyltransferase; the encoded protein is MLNFMRRPAVTEEELSQALAEVGLDGTQHIIAHASLRAFGFLEGGAPTMLRALRARSATLVMPSFSYYTLVWPEEQRQPDWAKPAPPPGPAYGRFSRVSSDIGRVPQTLADDATTLRSFHPALSFVALGERAEEVLDAQSLESPYGPIGKLYDLDGVAVLLGVDHRSNTTIHYGEYWAGVPLLDRYVVVNGEVRRTSFPNCSADFGRIAPHVRGESVTLGRGRITAFRVRELVDGARRLLAHDPEALLCSFPGCRCQAVRQRVRRDGLMPRPHLGAVRAP
- the glnA gene encoding type I glutamate--ammonia ligase, producing the protein MAKTPDEIMGQLEREDVQFLRLQFTDILGFIKNVEVPRSQFQKALDGELMFDGSSIEGFTRIEESDMLLKPDFSTFLIFPQFSAEESARGRVARLICDIAMPDHSPFEGDPRQVLRRLIDRASELGFELLCGPEPEFFIFERNAQGRPTTVTGDHAGYFDLAPIDKGERLRREITNALVDMGFDIEAAHHEVAPGQHEIDFKYSGALKTADNIATFKFVVKRVALEYGVHASFMPKPVAGLSGSGMHCHLSLFREGKNAFFDEQGEHQLSQTALHFIAGLLEHAPGMVAVTNPLVNSYKRLVPGFEAPTNIAWSTSNRSALVRVPARRGSGTRAELRMPDPSCNPYLALTVMLAAGLDGIKQGLLPPPPVQRNIYKMTVRERRAHRVRNLPGDLSEAIGALENDEVIREALGEHVVEHFIAAKRAEWHAYSAVVHQWELDRYLDEV
- a CDS encoding branched-chain amino acid ABC transporter substrate-binding protein, translating into MKKTGFMTMALLGALSLGNALAQTQTIKIATLSPLSGAQSNLGQQIKNGAQLAVNEYKAEFQKLGFNLQMVSYDDQADPTTGTANARKIAADRSILAVVGTLNSGVAIPASAALAPSKLAMVSPANTANAVTDRGLSNMNRIVARDDAQGPAAGKYIADTLKAKKVYVLNDKTAYGEGLAQEVEKYLKSKGVQIVSSEGTEEKSNFQPLVIKIKALNPDVIYFGSIYDQAAVFIKQLRDAGVTAKVMGGDGWDSSDLQKIGGNSVKGALFTTVAAPIAALPAAGKFAEAYKKSFNSDAQGFGAFGYDAGKVTLQGVLAAIKANGNKMPTRAQVESAIRKVNATGLLSGNVRFNSVGDRQSAKMYIMEVQDSLDTKAVETVTVEPPRK